One stretch of Deltaproteobacteria bacterium DNA includes these proteins:
- the rpiB gene encoding ribose 5-phosphate isomerase B — MTQSQQHSLHIAVASDHAGLSLKLSLVAHLRAAGHGISDFGTDSTESVDYPDHGAEAARAVASGKCDLGLLVCGTGIGMSMVANKIDGVRAALCHTEWEARATRAHNDANVLCLGERVVGPGLAEAILDAFLNTPFEGGRHERRVAKISALEKE, encoded by the coding sequence CAGAGCCAACAGCACTCCCTCCACATCGCGGTGGCCAGCGATCACGCGGGCCTCTCGCTCAAGCTCTCCCTCGTCGCCCACCTGCGGGCGGCCGGGCACGGCATCAGCGACTTCGGCACCGACAGCACCGAGTCGGTGGACTACCCCGATCACGGGGCCGAGGCCGCCCGGGCCGTCGCGTCGGGGAAGTGTGACCTCGGGCTGCTGGTCTGCGGCACCGGCATCGGGATGAGCATGGTGGCCAACAAGATCGACGGCGTCCGCGCCGCGCTCTGCCACACCGAGTGGGAGGCGCGGGCCACCCGGGCGCACAACGACGCGAACGTCCTCTGCCTGGGCGAGCGGGTGGTGGGCCCCGGCCTGGCCGAGGCGATCCTCGACGCCTTTTTGAACACCCCCTTCGAGGGGGGACGCCACGAGCGGCGGGTCGCCAAGATCTCCGCCCTGGAAAAGGAGTGA
- a CDS encoding serine hydroxymethyltransferase, protein MVKHIQTPLKDADPEIFRAVQDEVRRQEEGVELIASENFVSDAVLTALGSVLTNKYAEGYPGKRYYGGCEVVDVAEQLAIDRAMALFGAEHANVQPHSGAQANMAVYFAAIEPGDTILAMDLAQGGHLTHGSPVNFSGRLYDVVPYGLGEDERIDYEKLHALAVEKKPKVIVAGASAYPRIIEWEKVRAAADAVGALVMVDMAHIAGLVATGLHPSPVPHADFVTTTTHKTLRGPRGGMILCTKAWRKKVNSRVFPGMQGGPLMHVIAAKAVALKEAAAPEFKTYQEQVVKNAAALAAALAEGGLRLVSGGTDNHLTLVDLRPKGLTGTQGEIALGEAGITVNKNMIPNDPEKPMVTSGLRLGTPAVTTRGMGVQEMQTIAEYILEVLENHEDAGKKKAVKEKVEALCHDFPLYAHRLA, encoded by the coding sequence ATGGTCAAGCACATCCAGACCCCGCTGAAGGACGCCGATCCCGAGATCTTCCGGGCCGTGCAGGACGAGGTCCGCCGCCAGGAGGAGGGGGTCGAGCTCATCGCCTCCGAGAACTTCGTCTCGGACGCCGTGCTCACCGCTCTCGGCTCGGTGCTGACCAACAAGTACGCGGAGGGCTACCCGGGCAAGCGCTACTACGGCGGCTGTGAGGTGGTGGACGTCGCCGAGCAGCTGGCCATCGACCGGGCCATGGCCCTCTTCGGCGCCGAGCACGCCAACGTGCAGCCGCACTCCGGCGCCCAGGCCAACATGGCGGTCTACTTCGCGGCCATCGAGCCGGGGGACACCATCCTCGCCATGGACCTGGCCCAGGGCGGGCACCTCACCCACGGCTCGCCGGTGAACTTCTCCGGCCGCCTCTACGACGTGGTGCCCTACGGCCTCGGCGAGGACGAGCGGATCGACTACGAGAAGCTCCACGCCCTGGCGGTCGAGAAGAAGCCGAAGGTGATCGTCGCCGGCGCCTCGGCCTACCCCCGGATCATCGAGTGGGAGAAGGTCCGCGCCGCCGCCGACGCGGTGGGCGCCCTGGTGATGGTGGACATGGCCCACATCGCCGGTCTGGTCGCCACCGGCCTGCACCCCTCGCCGGTGCCCCACGCCGACTTCGTCACCACCACCACCCACAAGACCCTCCGCGGGCCGCGGGGTGGGATGATCCTCTGCACCAAGGCCTGGCGGAAGAAGGTCAACTCGCGGGTCTTCCCCGGGATGCAGGGCGGCCCGCTGATGCACGTCATCGCCGCCAAGGCCGTCGCCCTCAAGGAGGCCGCGGCGCCCGAGTTCAAGACCTACCAGGAGCAGGTCGTGAAGAACGCGGCGGCGCTGGCCGCGGCCCTGGCCGAGGGCGGCCTGCGCCTCGTCTCCGGCGGCACCGACAACCACCTCACCCTGGTGGACCTGCGGCCCAAGGGCCTGACCGGCACCCAGGGCGAGATCGCCCTGGGCGAGGCGGGGATCACCGTGAACAAGAACATGATCCCCAACGACCCGGAGAAGCCCATGGTGACCTCGGGCCTGCGCCTGGGCACCCCCGCCGTGACCACCCGCGGGATGGGCGTGCAGGAGATGCAGACCATCGCCGAGTACATCCTGGAGGTCCTCGAGAACCACGAGGACGCGGGGAAGAAGAAGGCGGTGAAGGAGAAGGTCGAGGCGCTCTGCCACGACTTCCCCCTCTACGCCCACCGCCTGGCCTAG
- the nrdR gene encoding transcriptional regulator NrdR: MKCPFCTSTENKVIDSRLTQEGEAIRRRRSCLECERRFTTYERVEAHDPLVVKRDGRRQPYDRAKVVAGLLRACQKRPVALAEVERIAEEITAALQVRSDREVPTSAIGDLCLERLRRIDEVAYVRFASVYRAFADIEEFRHTLEDLELPSGGEDDAP; the protein is encoded by the coding sequence GTGAAGTGCCCCTTCTGCACCTCGACCGAGAACAAGGTCATCGACTCCCGCCTGACCCAGGAGGGGGAGGCGATCCGCCGCCGCCGCTCCTGCCTCGAGTGTGAGCGGCGCTTCACCACCTACGAGCGGGTGGAGGCCCACGACCCCCTGGTGGTGAAGCGGGACGGCCGGCGCCAGCCCTACGACCGGGCGAAGGTGGTCGCCGGCCTCCTGCGGGCCTGCCAGAAGCGGCCGGTGGCCCTGGCCGAGGTCGAGCGGATCGCCGAGGAGATCACCGCGGCCCTGCAGGTGCGCAGCGACCGGGAGGTGCCCACCTCGGCCATCGGGGACCTCTGCCTGGAGCGGCTCCGGCGGATCGACGAGGTGGCCTACGTCCGCTTCGCCTCGGTCTACCGGGCCTTCGCCGACATCGAGGAGTTCCGGCACACGCTGGAGGATCTCGAGCTCCCCTCCGGCGGGGAGGACGACGCCCCTTGA
- the ribD gene encoding bifunctional diaminohydroxyphosphoribosylaminopyrimidine deaminase/5-amino-6-(5-phosphoribosylamino)uracil reductase RibD: MSHDRFMEAALAEARAVVGQTSPNPPVGAVVVAGGKIIARGGTSPAGGPHAEVVALAEAGARARGATLYSTLEPCNHHGRTAPCTERILEAGISWVVVGTRDRNPKVSGRGLRRLRAGGLEVIEGVAEAACQRLGEPFFTWARQGRPWVALKMAATLDGRIATATGDSRWVSGPEARSRVHAWRSRFDAVLVGAGTVRADDPRLNARPAGGGGRDPVRIILDGRLTTDPGARVYRQRSRAPTWVVLPTKAARARRSGFARKGVELIEVDGAKGKVELGALLAALGEREIVSLLVEGGAEVAGAFLSAGLVDELRLFLSPKIVGAGPAWVTLPAGVAPERMIHALGLTIDGLERVGDDLLLIAKR, from the coding sequence TTGAGCCACGACCGCTTCATGGAGGCGGCCCTCGCCGAGGCGAGGGCGGTGGTCGGCCAGACCTCGCCGAACCCCCCGGTGGGCGCGGTGGTCGTCGCCGGCGGGAAGATCATCGCCCGGGGCGGCACCTCCCCCGCGGGGGGCCCCCACGCCGAGGTCGTCGCCCTCGCCGAGGCCGGCGCCCGCGCCCGGGGCGCGACCCTCTACTCGACCCTCGAGCCCTGCAATCACCACGGGCGCACCGCGCCCTGCACCGAGCGGATCCTCGAGGCGGGGATCTCGTGGGTGGTGGTGGGCACCCGGGACCGCAACCCCAAGGTCTCCGGCCGGGGCCTGCGCCGCCTGCGGGCCGGCGGCCTCGAGGTGATCGAGGGGGTGGCCGAGGCCGCGTGTCAGCGCCTGGGCGAGCCCTTCTTCACCTGGGCCCGGCAGGGGCGCCCCTGGGTCGCCCTGAAGATGGCCGCCACCCTCGACGGGCGGATCGCCACCGCCACCGGCGACTCCCGCTGGGTGAGCGGCCCCGAGGCCCGCTCCCGGGTCCACGCCTGGCGCAGCCGCTTCGACGCGGTGCTGGTCGGGGCCGGGACCGTGCGGGCCGACGATCCCCGCCTGAACGCCCGGCCGGCCGGCGGCGGCGGACGCGATCCGGTGCGGATCATCCTCGACGGGCGGCTCACGACCGATCCGGGCGCGCGGGTCTATCGCCAGCGCTCGAGGGCCCCCACCTGGGTGGTGCTCCCGACGAAGGCCGCCCGGGCGCGCCGGTCGGGCTTCGCCCGCAAGGGCGTCGAGCTGATCGAGGTCGACGGCGCGAAGGGGAAGGTCGAGCTCGGCGCGCTCCTCGCCGCCCTGGGCGAGCGGGAGATCGTCAGCCTCCTCGTCGAGGGGGGCGCCGAGGTCGCGGGCGCCTTCCTCTCGGCCGGGCTGGTGGACGAGCTGCGCCTCTTCCTCTCCCCCAAGATCGTCGGCGCCGGCCCGGCCTGGGTGACCCTCCCGGCGGGGGTCGCGCCCGAGCGGATGATCCACGCCCTCGGCCTGACGATCGACGGGCTCGAGCGGGTGGGGGACGACCTGCTCCTGATCGCGAAGCGCTAG
- the orn gene encoding oligoribonuclease has translation MTETPMVWLDFETTGLDPEADAILQVAVVFTGWDLVPQGEPIPITIHQPDEVLDQMSPRVREMHQSSGLLDLVRDSRWSLQSATDFIFAALRDAAEPGQARLCGSSIHFDRRFMAHHMPELDQYLHYRMIDVSVLLELCRAWGLPTYRGPDEPAHLALPDIQQSIAALKFYRETIFSTDKEAPMSGRKHHLNVEHLLQFFTFAHLPPHIEEPAARVAALAFWAANKLPESPELAAGLRKLLEAKDCLVRAALVAPKEG, from the coding sequence ATGACCGAGACCCCCATGGTCTGGCTCGACTTCGAGACCACCGGCCTCGACCCGGAGGCCGACGCCATCCTCCAGGTCGCCGTGGTCTTCACCGGCTGGGATCTCGTGCCCCAGGGTGAGCCGATCCCCATCACGATCCACCAGCCCGACGAGGTCCTCGACCAGATGTCACCGAGGGTCCGGGAGATGCATCAATCCTCCGGGCTGCTCGACCTGGTACGCGACTCCCGCTGGAGCCTCCAGAGCGCCACGGACTTCATCTTCGCGGCCCTGCGGGACGCGGCCGAGCCCGGGCAAGCGAGGCTCTGTGGGAGCTCGATCCACTTCGACCGTCGGTTTATGGCCCACCACATGCCGGAGCTCGACCAGTACCTCCACTACCGAATGATCGACGTCTCGGTGCTGCTCGAGCTGTGCCGGGCCTGGGGGCTGCCCACCTACCGAGGCCCCGACGAGCCGGCGCACCTCGCCCTGCCAGACATCCAACAATCGATCGCCGCGCTGAAGTTCTACCGCGAGACGATCTTCTCGACAGACAAGGAGGCCCCGATGTCCGGCCGCAAGCACCATTTGAATGTCGAGCACCTGCTCCAGTTCTTCACCTTCGCCCACCTGCCGCCACACATCGAGGAGCCGGCCGCGAGGGTCGCCGCTCTGGCGTTCTGGGCGGCCAACAAACTCCCCGAGAGCCCCGAACTCGCCGCCGGCCTGCGAAAACTCCTCGAGGCCAAGGACTGCCTCGTGAGGGCCGCTTTGGTCGCGCCGAAGGAGGGCTGA
- a CDS encoding DUF3486 family protein, with the protein MRRSFVAQLPKSIQNWLKDELSDRNFSDYQEVTELLNERLEKEGMEIQISKTSLFRWSKKVEKENARLKWASEVAIRMQEALPDDKGALNDTLTRMMQTHLLELLMELELDSQTVDIYRLSKSIADLGRASVSQKKWEAEYNQRIAAKLEELERAEGLDAPTLAKVREEIYGVTP; encoded by the coding sequence ATGCGCCGCTCGTTCGTAGCGCAACTCCCGAAGTCAATCCAGAACTGGCTCAAGGACGAACTCTCGGACCGGAACTTCTCGGACTACCAAGAGGTGACGGAGCTTCTGAACGAGCGACTCGAAAAGGAGGGGATGGAGATCCAGATCTCCAAGACCAGCCTCTTCCGGTGGAGCAAGAAGGTCGAGAAGGAAAACGCCAGGCTTAAATGGGCCAGCGAGGTGGCCATCAGGATGCAGGAGGCCCTCCCGGACGACAAGGGCGCCCTGAACGACACCCTCACCCGGATGATGCAGACCCACCTCCTTGAGTTGTTGATGGAGCTCGAGCTTGACTCCCAGACGGTCGACATCTACCGCCTCTCCAAGTCCATCGCGGATCTGGGCAGGGCCTCGGTGTCGCAGAAGAAGTGGGAGGCCGAGTACAACCAGCGCATCGCGGCGAAGCTCGAGGAGCTCGAGCGCGCCGAGGGCCTCGACGCCCCCACCCTCGCGAAGGTCCGCGAGGAGATCTACGGGGTGACGCCATGA
- a CDS encoding N-acetylmuramoyl-L-alanine amidase, which translates to MTRNLSTIDLLIIHHSKTPDESNRWGAEDIDDWHRQRGFRRSGRMAELHQPHLQYIGYHGVILRTGELVPGRSLAEVGAHAEGVNGRSVGVCLVGTERFTPKQWKTLALVVYAFGMVTGGAEVIGHRDHDPTKLCPGFDVKAWLGRDLLPPDYPPEGHLYLPPR; encoded by the coding sequence GTGACCCGAAACCTGTCAACGATCGACCTACTAATAATCCACCACTCGAAGACTCCCGACGAGTCGAACCGGTGGGGCGCCGAGGACATCGACGACTGGCACCGGCAACGAGGCTTCCGCCGCAGCGGCCGCATGGCCGAGCTGCACCAGCCGCACCTGCAGTACATCGGCTATCACGGCGTGATCCTCCGCACCGGTGAGCTCGTGCCAGGCCGGTCCCTGGCCGAGGTCGGCGCCCACGCCGAGGGCGTCAACGGCCGCTCCGTCGGCGTCTGCCTGGTGGGCACCGAGCGGTTCACGCCCAAGCAGTGGAAGACCCTCGCGCTCGTCGTCTACGCCTTCGGGATGGTCACCGGCGGCGCCGAGGTCATCGGTCACCGCGACCATGACCCCACCAAGCTGTGTCCGGGCTTCGACGTGAAGGCCTGGCTCGGCCGCGATCTTCTGCCTCCGGATTACCCGCCGGAAGGCCACCTCTACCTGCCTCCCCGCTGA
- a CDS encoding Mor transcription activator family protein translates to MTTPAASELPESIQVIVDAIGLAAALKLVTEYGGISFYVPQEIPPGHVLEHLLGREAATALAAAYQGEDLQIPRCLSYLVDRRNHNIREQYASGVSAARLARLYGITERWVRCIVAGWSNDDDRQGALFPLK, encoded by the coding sequence GTGACCACGCCGGCCGCCAGCGAGCTCCCCGAGAGCATCCAGGTGATCGTCGACGCCATCGGCCTGGCGGCAGCGCTCAAGCTCGTCACCGAGTACGGTGGGATCTCCTTTTACGTGCCGCAGGAGATCCCCCCCGGGCACGTCCTCGAGCACCTGCTCGGCCGCGAGGCGGCCACGGCGCTCGCGGCAGCCTACCAGGGCGAAGACCTCCAAATCCCGAGGTGCCTCTCCTACCTCGTCGACCGCCGCAACCACAACATCCGGGAGCAATACGCCAGCGGAGTGTCGGCGGCGAGGCTCGCACGTCTCTACGGCATCACCGAGCGGTGGGTGCGCTGCATCGTCGCCGGGTGGTCGAACGATGACGACCGGCAGGGCGCCCTCTTCCCCCTGAAGTAG